Proteins from one Ipomoea triloba cultivar NCNSP0323 chromosome 1, ASM357664v1 genomic window:
- the LOC116030764 gene encoding protein POLYCHOME-like, translating into MPEARDRLSRPVDVAEVYRRRVTGIGGGRDMDGGGIVLIVRDDADDLGVGSPFRWGATGLTGAVGAGSPAAAAAAAGGVGTPIGRSPFRARRGRGSSARVIGRENISSHTGRRPVRARGSALPSWYPRRPLQDITYITRAYQRRRERLREGEEGVEPGTPLLRDQTALPTVATPSAQLEHNPITPFPTLRSRLCPPPVDKLPKILNEDQNAQDWEFLTPEKKLLNSIDTVERVFKEELQKLQRTPSAKKAEREKRVKTLMSMR; encoded by the exons ATGCCGGAAGCCAGAGATCGATTGTCGAGGCCTGTGGATGTCGCCGAGGTTTACCGAAGGCGAGTGACAGGAATTGGGGGAGGAAGGGACATGGACGGGGGCGGAATCGTTCTTATTGTTAGAGATGACGCGGACGATCTCGGCGTCGGAAGTCCGTTCAGGTGGGGCGCTACTGGACTCACCGGGGCTGTCGGAGCAGGAagtccggcggcggcggcggcggcggcaggtGGCGTTGGGACTCCGATTGGGAGATCTCCTTTTAGGGCGAGACGTGGGCGCGGATCGTCTGCCAGGGTGATTGGTCGAGAGAACATTTCTTCACACACAGGCCGGCGGCCAGTCCGAGCTCGCGGTAGCGCCTTGCCGTCATGGTACCCTCGGAGGCCATTACAAGATATTACCTATATCACAAGG GCCTACCAAAGGAGAAGAGAGCGCTTGAGAGAAGGAGAAGAGGGAGTAGAACCAGGGACACCATTGCTCCGGGATCAGACTGCTCTTCCTACAGTAGCAACTCCAAGTGCTCAGCTTGAGCACAATCCTATTACTCCTTTTCCAACCCTGAGAAGCAGACTGTGTCCTCCTCCTGTTGACAAACTGCCCAAGATTTTGAATGAGGATCAGAATGCTCAAGATTGGGAGTTTTTGACACCCGAGAAGAAGCTCCTCAACTCCATAGACACAGTGGAGAGAGTATTCAAGGAGGAGCTTCAAAAGCTACAAAGGACTCCCAGTGCCAAGAAGGCTGAAAGGGAGAAGAGGGTGAAGACTCTCATGTCCATGCGCTGA